The following are encoded in a window of Pan troglodytes isolate AG18354 chromosome 4, NHGRI_mPanTro3-v2.0_pri, whole genome shotgun sequence genomic DNA:
- the LOC461885 gene encoding peptidyl-prolyl cis-trans isomerase A-like 4C, translating into MVKPIVFFDIAVDAKPSGCVSIKLFADKIPKTAEKFHALSTGEKGFCYKGSCFHRIIPRFMCQGGDFTHHNGTGGKSIYGEKFHDENLIRKHTGSGILSMANAGPNTNGSQFFICTAKTECLDGKHVAFGKVKERMNIVEAMEHFGYRNGKTSKKITIADCGQF; encoded by the coding sequence ATGGTCAAACCCATCGTGTTTTTTGACATCGCCGTTGACGCCAAGCCCTCGGGCTGCGTCTCCATCAAACTGTTTGCAGACAAGAttccaaagacagcagaaaaGTTTCATGCTCTGAGCACTGGAGAGAAAGGATTTTGTTATAAGGGTTCCTGCTTTCACAGAATTATTCCAAGGTTTATGTGTCAGGGTGGTGACTTCACACACCATAATGGCACTGGTGGCAAGTCCATCTATGGGGAGAAATTTCATGATGAGAACCTCATCCGAAAGCATACAGGTTCTGGCATCTTGTCCATGGCAAATGCTGGACCCAACACAAATGGTTCCCAGTTTTTCATCTGCACTGCCAAGACTGAGTGTTTGGATGGCAAGCATGTGGCCTTTGGCAAGGTGAAAGAACGCATGAATATTGTGGAAGCCATGGAGCACTTTGGGTACAGGAATGGCAAGACCAGCAAGAAGATCACTATTGCTGACTGTGGACAATTCTAA